DNA sequence from the Streptomyces tsukubensis genome:
CGGACTCCCTGGCCGAAGGGCTCCGCGGGCATCTGGCGGAGGTACGCCGCCGGATCCCGGGCGCTCGGGTCGTGCTCCAGCTCGACGAACCCTCCCTCACCGCCGTACTGCGCGGCCGGGTCCGTACCGCCAGCGGCTACCGCACCCACCGGGCCGTGGACCGGCAGCTCGTGGAGGCCGGCCTGCGCGAGGTGATCGGGGGGGAGTCCGTCGTGGTCCACTCCTGCGCCCCGGACGTCCCCGTGGCCCTGCTGCGCCGGGCCGGGGCCGCGGGTATTTCCCTGGACTTCGGGCTCCTCACCGAGCGTGACGAGGAGGCGATCGGGGAAGCCGTGGAAGGCGGTACGACACTCTTCGCGGGCGTCGTGCCCTCCACCGACACCGGATTGTCGGACCCGGCAGGTAGCGTCATGGGTGTCAGGACGCTGTGGCGCAGGTTGGGGCTGAATCCGGGGACGCTGAGCGATTCCGTGGTCATTACCCCGACCTGTGGTCTGGCGGGTGCCTCACCGGCGTACGCCCGGGCCGCGCTCGCCCACTGCGCCCGGGCCGCGCGTTCGCTCGCGGACCACCCTGAGTGACGAAACGGGGGTGCCGGGGGCGGTCGCGCGCAGCGTGACGGGTGACCGGCCAGAGCCGGCGAATCGGGAGGACACGACGGTGACGGGCATCGAGCGGACGCAGCAGCCCGCGGACGGCGGCGCAGAGGACGCCTCGCGGGAGGGTACGGCCCTGGCGGAGGTGCAGGAGGGCTCCGGCCTGCCCGCGCAGGCGCGCGAGGAGCATGCGCGGCTCGCCGGGGAGATCGACGAGCACCGCTTCCGGTACTACGTGAAGGACCAGCCCGTCGTCAGCGACGGGGAGTTCGACGCACTGATGCGGTCCCTGGAGGAGCTGGAGGAGCGGTATCCGGCGCTGCGGACCCCCGACTCGCCGTCCCAGAAGGTGGCCGGCGCCTATGAGACGGACCTGGCGAAGGTCGAACACCGGGAGCGGATGCTCTCCCTCGACAACGCCTTCGACGAGGAGGAGCTGGCGGCCTGGGCCGAGCGGATCGCCCGTGACGTCGGCACCCCCGACTTCCACTTCCTCTGCGAACTGAAGGTCGACGGGCTCGCCGTCAACCTGACGTACGAGAAGGGGAAGCTGGTCCGCGCGGCGACCCGCGGCGACGGCCGCGTCGGAGAGGACATCACGCCCAATATCCGCACCATCACCGATATCCCCGAGCGGCTCCGGGGGGACCGGGTCCCCGAGCTGGTGGAGATCCGCGGCGAGGTCTACTTCCCCATGGACGCCTTCGAGGAGCTGAACGCCCGCCGGGTCGCCGCCGGGGAGCAGCCGTACGCCAACCCCCGCAACTCCGCCTCCGGTTCGCTGCGGCAGAAGGACCCCCGGGTCACCGCGACCCTGCCGCTGCACATGGTGGTCCACGGGATCGGGGCCCGGGACGGCTTCACCATCGACTGCCTCTCCCACGCCTACGAACTGCTGCATGAGTGGGGCCTGCCGACCGCCCGTCACAACAAGGTCGTCGACTCCCTCGACGGCGTCCGCGAGTTCATCGCCCACTACGGCAAGAACCGCCACTCCATGGAGCACGAGATCGACGGGGTCGTCGTCAAGCTCGACGAGATCCCGCTCCAGGGACGGCTGGGCTCCACCTCGCGCGCCCCGCGCTGGGCCATCGCCTGGAAGTATCCGCCGGAGGAGGTCAACACCAAGCTCGTCAACATCCGCGTCGGAGTGGGCCGCACCGGGCGGGTCACGCCCTACGCCCAGGTCGAGCCGGTGAAGGTGGCCGGGTCCGAGGTCGAGTTCGCCACCCTCCACAACCAGGACGTGGTGCGGGCCAAGGGCGTCCTCATCGGCGACACGGTCGTGCTGCGCAAGGCCGGTGACGTCATCCCGGAGATCCTCGGCCCGGTCGCGGACCTCCGGGACGGCTCGGAGCGGGAGTTCGTGATGCCCGCCGAATGCCCCGAGTGCGGTACGGCGCTGCGCCCCATGAAGGAGGGCGACGTCGATCTGCGCTGCCCCAACGCCCGTTCCTGCCCGGCCCAGCTGCGCGAGCGGCTGTTCTACCTCGCGGGCCGCAAGGCCCTCGACATCGACCACTTCGGCTATGTGACGGCCGCCGCCCTCACCAGACCCCTGGAGCCGGCCGAGCCGCCGCTGAAGGACGAGGGCGATCTGTTCGGCCTCGGCGTCGAGCAGCTGCTGCCGATCGTGGCGTACGTCCTCGACCAGGACAGCGGTCTGCCCAAGCGGGACCCGAAGACGGGCGAGGAGAAGACCGCCACCGTCTTCGCCAACCAGCAGGGCGAGGCCAAGAAGAACACCCTGGCGCTGCTGGAGAGCATCGAGGCGGCCAAACAGCGGCCCCTCGCCCGGATCCTCACCGGACTGTCGATCCGCCACGTCGGTCCGGTCGCGGCGGAGGCGCTCGCCCGGGAGTTCCGGTCGATCGACCGCATCGAGCAGGCCGGCGAGGAGGAGCTGGCCGCCACCGAGGGCGTCGGGGCGATCATCGCGGCCTCCCTCAAGCAATGGTTCGCCGAGGAGTGGCACCAGGAGATCCTCCGCAAGTGGCGGGCGGCCGGGGTGCGGATGGAGGAGGAGGGCTCCGACGAGGAGCAGGGCCCGCGGCCCCTCGAAGGCCTGACCGTCGTCGTCACCGGAACCCTGGAGAACTACACCAGGGATGGCGCGAAAGAAGCCCTCCAGAGAATCGGCGCGAAAGTGACCGGATCCGTTTCCAAGAAGACGGCGTTCGTGGTGGTCGGGGAGAACCCCGGCTCCAAGTACGACAAGGCGATGCAGCTCAAGGTCCCCGTTCTGAACGAGGACGGCTTCGTCGTCCTCCTGGAGCAGGGGCCCGATGCGGCTCGTGAGGCGGCAGTGCCGCAGGAGGCGTGATACGGGGGGCGTGCCGGGGGCGCGCGCTGGGCGCCCGCCTCCGGACGCACCGGGCGCACCCGGTGGGAACAAGACGTTCCGTGCACCGCAGGAACGACCGGTAACAGTCACCCGTTCAGCGCATAGCAGATGGATAAGGGTGACCCGGTCGCATTCGGGCAAGAGCAGGAGAGCGCCGCTCGTCGGAGCCCGCCGCGCCCTACTGTTGAGACGTGCGCCTGTCGTGCACGGCCGAGTGATGGGATTTCAGTCGTCGTGGCATGAGAACGGATTCCACGGGAATCACCGGAACCATCGCGTAACGATCGGCACCGCCGGCTGTGAGAGGGACGGGAATGGAACCGACCGAGAGCGCCGCCCCGGTCCCGAGGCTGCGGGGGATCGCCGCCCTGGCGGGTGGTCCGGCGGGCCTGTCGCCCGGACTGCCCGCGGCCACCGTGGCCGGTGCCGGAATCGTCGTCTGCGCCGGGGTCTTCGCCGCCGTGCGGGACGGCCGGGCGCTCTTTCCCGGCTCCACCGCCGGCTGGTCCCTCGCCGTTCTCACCGGAATCGTCGTCGGCCATCTCGTCGCCCTCGGCCGCGACCGCTCCTGGGGCGGTACGGGCTCCGGCGCCGCACTCACCCTCGCCGTGCTCCTCCTCTACGGCTGGGTCCCCGCCGTACTGGTCAGCCTCGCCGTCGTCGGGCTGGTCGGCGCGGTCCGGCGCAACCGGCGGCGGCCCGGTCTGCTCCACGGCTGCGCCGATGTCCTCGGCGTCGGGGCCGCGGGGTTCGTCCTCGCCCTCCTCGGCCGTCAACCCAGCGTGGAAACCCCCTGGTCACCGCTTGACTGGGGGATCGGGGCCGCGGTGGAAGTGGTCCTCGCTGCCGCCGCCTATCTCGCCGTCACCCGGCTGCTGCTGTGGTACGCGCGGATCCCGCAGGTGCAGGGAGTGCCCACGGTCGCCAGGACGGCGCTGCTGCGTCAGGGCCTGCTGGCCGTCGCCCTGCTGGGCATCGCCCCCCTCGTCTGTGTGGTCGCCGTCTCCCGGCCCCTGCTGCTGCCGCTGTTCGCGGTGCCGCTGATCGCCCTGGACTCCGCGCTCCGGATCGCCCGGCTGCGGGCCGAGGAACAGCTCAGGGACCCGCTGACCGGCCTGCCGAACCGCCAGTGGCTGCTGGAGCGCACCTGGACCGCCCTGGAGGACGCGGAGAGCAACGGTTCCCGGGCCGCCCTCGTCCTGATCGACCTCGACCGCTTCCGCTCCGTCAACGACACCCTCGGCCATCTCGCCGGGGACCGGCTGCTGCTCCAGATAGCGCAGCGGCTCCGGCCCGCACTGCCCCGCGGGGCCGAGGCCGCCCGGCTCGGCGGCGACGAGTTCGCGGTGCTGCTGCCCGTGACGGACTCCATCACCAGCGCCCAGCGGGTCGCCCGGCAGCTCGCCGCCGAGCTGTCCTCCCCGCTCGACCTCGACGGGCTCACGCTCGTCCTGGAGGCGAGCGCCGGGGTCGCCGTCTTCCCCGACCACGCGCGGGACGCGGAAGGGCTGCTGCGCCGCGCCGACGTCGCGATGTACCAGGCCAAGCGGGACCGGACCGGTGTCGAGGTGTACGAGTCCAAGCGGGACAGCAACACGCCCGACCGGCTGGGGCTCCTCGGCGATCTGCGCCGGGCCCTGGACGCCCGCGAAGTGGAACTCCACTACCAGCCCAAGGTCCGCTTCGACGGCCATGTCGCCGGACTGGAGGCGCTGGTCCGCTGGGTCCATCCCGACCGGGGGCGGGTGCCGCCCGACGAGTTCATCGCGATTGCCGAGTCCTCCGGTCTGATGCCGCTCCTCACGGAGTACGTCCTCGACACCGCGCTCGCGCAGGTGGCCAAGTGGCGTGCCCAGGGGCTGAACGTCCCCGTCGCCGTCAACGTCTCGCCGCGCGACGTCCACACCCCCGGGTTCGCGGGTCTCGTCGCCGCGCGCCTCGCCTGCCACGGGGTGCCCGCAGGGGCGCTCCAGCTGGAGATAACGGAGCATGTGCTCCTGGAGGATCCCCAACGGGCCGCCGACACCCTCGCCGGGCTCACCGACCACGGGGTGCGGATGTCCCTCGACGATTTCGGCACCGGCTACTCCTCCCTGGTCCATCTGCGCCGGCTCCCGGTCAGCGAGCTGAAGATCGACCGCTCGTTCGTGGCCCGGCTCGCCGTCGACACCCAGGATGCGGAGATCGTCCGCTGCACCGTCGACCTCGCGCACTCCCTGGGGCTGCTCGTCGTCGCCGAGGGCGTCGAGGACGACGAGACCTGGGAGCGGCTGCGGGACCTGGGCTGTGACGCCGTACAGGGCTGGCTGGTGGCCGCTGCGATGCCGCCGCACGAGACGACGGCCTGGCTGCGGGCCCGCGGCGAGCGCGGCTGGCACCGCCAGCGCGATACCGCCGACCCGGCGCCCCCGCCACCCGCCCAGCCTCCCGCCGAGACCCCGGCGGCCGCGAACGCCGGCCGGCGCCCCGGTGAGCCCCTGACCCCGTAGACCCGCGCCGAGGCCATGGGCCCACCGGGCCGGCGGGCGCCCGCGCGGCCCTCGGCAGCCCGGGTGTGCCCCGGTGCCCGGCCGGGGAAACACCCGGGTCACGCGATGCTCGTCAAACCGTTTCGTGAGCATGGGGCGCCGCCCCATAGGATTGGGCCAAACACCCACACTCACCCTGATGAGGATCTCCGCATGCCTGGCATCACGCGCGAGGAGGTCGCCCACCTCGCCCGGCTGGCACGTCTGGAGTTGTCCGGCGAAGAACTCGACCACTTCGCAGGTCAGCTGGACGACATCATCGGCGCGGTAGCCCGTGTCGCCGAGGTCGCCGACCAGGACGTACCCCCGACCTCCCATCCGCTGCCGCTGACGAACGTCATGCGCGCGGACGAGGTCCGTCCGTCGCTCACGCCCGCGCAGGCGCTCTCCGGCGCCCCCGCCCAGGAGCAGCAGCGTTTCAAGGTGCCGCAGATCCTGGGGGAGGACTAAGAACGTCATGACGGACATCATCAAGCTCACCGCGGCCGAGATCGCCGCGAAGATCGCCTCCGGCGAACTGACGGCCGTCGAGGTCACCGAGGCCCATCTGGCCCGGATCGACGCGGTCGACGAGAAGGTCAACGCCTTTCTGCACGTGGACCGGGAGGGCGCGCTCGCCCAGGCCCGGGCGGTCGACGCCAAGCGCGCGGCCGGGGAGAAGCTCGGCCCCCTCGCGGGCGTCCCGCTGGCCCTGAAGGACATCTTCACCACCGAGGGCATCCCGACCACCGTCGGCTCCAAGATCCTCGAAGGCTGGATCCCGCCGTACGACGCCACCCTCACGCGCAAGCTGAAGGAAGCGGACGTCGTCATCCTCGGCAAGACGAACATGGACGAGTTCGCCATGGGCTCGTCGACCGAGAACAGCGCCTACGGCCCGACCGGCAACCCCTGGGACCTCACCCGGATCCCCGGCGGCTCCGGCGGCGGCTCCAGCGCCGCCCTCGCGGCCTACCAGGCCCCGCTGGCCATCGGCACGGACACCGGCGGTTCCATCCGCCAGCCCGCCGCCGTCACCGGCACGGTCGGCGTCAAGCCCACCTACGGCGGGGTCTCCCGCTACGGCATGGTCGCCTTCTCCTCCTCGCTGGACCAGGGCGGTCCCTGCGCCCGTACGGTGCTGGACGCGGCCCTGCTCCACGAGGTCATCGCGGGCCACGACCCGCTGGACTCCACCTCCATCGACGCCCCGGTGCCCCCGGTCGTCGAGGCCGCCCGCAACGGCAGCGTCGCGGGGATGCGCGTCGGCGTGGTCAAGCAGTTCCGCGGCGAGGGCTACCAGGCCGGGGTCGTCCAGCGCTTCGACGAGTCCGTCGCCCTCCTCAAGGAGCTGGGTGCCGAGATCGTCGAGCTGGACTGCCCCTCCTTCGACCTCGCCCTCTCGGCGTACTACCTGATCGCGCCGTCCGAGTGCTCCTCCAACCTGGCCCGCTTCGATGCCATGCGCTACGGACTGCGCGTCGGTGACGACGGGACGAAGTCGGCCGAAGAGGTCACCGCCCTGACCCGTGAGGCGGGCTTCGGCGACGAGGTCAAGCGCCGGATCATGCTCGGCACGTACGCCCTCAGCTCCGGCTACTACGACGCGTACTACGGCAGCGCCCAGAAGGTCCGCACCCTGATCACCCAGGACTTCGAGAAGGCGTTCGAGCAGGTCGACGTGATCGTCTCGCCGACCACGCCGACGACCGCGTTCCCGATCGGGGAGCGCGCCGACGACCCGATGGCCATGTACCTCGCGGATCTGTGCACCATTCCGACCAACCTGGCCGGGAACGCCGCGATGTCCCTGCCGTGCGGACTGGCCCCCGAGGACGGTCTGCCGGTCGGCCTCCAGATCATCGCCCCGGCGATGAAGGACGAGCGCCTCTACCAGGTCGGCGCCGCCGTCGAGGCCGCGTTCGTGGAAAGGTGGGGACACCCACTGCTGGAGGAGGCACCGTCGCTGTGAGCGCATTCAGTAAGGCCAAGGGCTTCAAGAAGTCGAAGGCGGGCACGTACCTGTCCATCGGCACCACGGCGTTCGGCGTGCTCGGCGTCGTCAAGCAGGTGCGGAGCGCCCGCGACGAGCACGACACGCTGCGCCTGGTGGACGCCGTGATCACCGGCGCCGCCATCGTCACCGGCATCGCCCTGCTGGTGCGCGAGCTGAAGCGCATCGGCGACGACGACGTCCTGCTGGGCTGAGAGGGAAAGTTTCTCCTGTGACCATCACCGAACTGGTCTCGTACGACGCGGCCCTCGCCGCGTTCGACCCCGTCATGGGCCTGGAGGTCCATGTCGAGCTCGGTACGAAGACCAAGATGTTCTGCGGCTGCTCGACCGAGCTCGGCGCCGAGCCCAATGCGCAGACCTGCCCCACCTGTCTCGGCCTGCCCGGCTCCCTCCCGGTCGTCAACGCGATCGGGGTCGAGTCGGCCATCAAGATCGGCCTCGCACTGAACTGCGAGATTGCCGAATGGTGCCGCTTCGCCCGGAAGAACTACTTCTATCCGGATATGCCGAAGAACTTCCAGACCTCGCAGTACGACGAGCCGATCGCCTTCAACGGCTATCTGGACGTCCAGCTGGAGGACGGCGAGGTCTTCCGCGTGGAGATCGAACGCGCCCATATGGAGGAGGACACCGGCAAGTCGACGCACGTCGGCGGGGCCACCGGCCGGATCCACGGCGCGTCCCACTCGCTGCTCGACTACAACCGGGCCGGCATCCCGCTCATCGAGATCGTCACCAAGCCGATCACCGGTGCCGGGGAGCGGGCCCCCGAGGTCGCCCGCGCGTACGTCGCGGAGCTGCGCGAGCTGATCCGCGCGCTCGGGGTCTCCGAGGCGCGCATGGAGATGGGCCAGATGCGCTGCGACGTCAACCTGTCGCTGATGCCCAAGGGCACCTCCGTCTTCGGCACCCGCTCGGAGACCAAGAACGTCAACTCGCTGCGCTCGGTCGAGCGGGCCGCCCGGTTCGAGATCCAGCGGCACGCCGCCGTACTGGAAGCGGGCGGGACGATCATCCAGGAGACCCGGCACTTCCACGAGGAGGACGGCTCCACCACCTCGGGCCGGGTGAAGGAGGAGGCGGAGGACTACCGCTACTTCCCCGAGCCCGATCTGGTGCCGGTCGCTCCGGCCCGGGAGTGGGTCGAGGAGCTGCGGGGCACCCTGCCCGAGCTGCCGCGGCTGCGCCGCAACCGGCTCCGTGAGGAGTGGGGTGTCTCCGAGCACGATATGCAGTCCATCCTGAACGCGGGCGCGGTCGAGCTGATCGTGGCCACGACGGACGCGGGCGCCCCCGCGGACCAGGCGCGCAAGTGGTGGATGGGCGAGCTCGCCCGGAACGCCAACGAGTCGGGCCGGGCCCTGGACGAGCTGCCGATCACCCCGGCGCAGGTCGCCCGGGTGGCCGCGCTGGTCGCCGCCGGTGACCTCAACGACAAGCTGGCGCGCCAGGTCATCGAGGGTGTCCTCGCGGGCGAGGGCGACCCGGACACGGTCGTCGAGAAGCGCGGTCTGAAGGTCGTCTCCGACGACGGCGCGCTCGGACAGGCCGTCGACGACGCCATCGCCGGAAACGCGGCGATCGCGGAGAAGATCCGCGGCGGCAAGGTGGCGGCGGTGGGCGCGCTGGTGGGCGCGGTCATGAAGGCCACCCGCGGCCAGGCGGACGCGGCCCGGGTCAAGGAGCTGATCCTCGACCGGCTCGGCGTGACCGAGGGCTGACGGGCGCTGCCGCGCCGGAGCGGGTTTTCTGCGGAGGAGAAGGGCGGTCCCCCTCCAGGGACCGCCCTTTCGCCTGCCGCTGGGCGAGCGGGGGTACGGCCCCGGGCCCCGCCCGCGGGCCCCGGGCCCGTGCCGGGCCTGGAGGCCCGCCGGGCCCATGCCTGCGCCGGGCCCCGGCCCGCGGGCCCGTGCCGAGCCCCGCTGGTGCCGGGCCCGGAGGCCCGCACCAAGCCCGCGGGCCCGTGCCCGTGCCGCGCCTGCCGGCCCCGGCCTGTCGGGTCCATGCCTGCGCACGGCCCTGCGGGCGCCGGGACCCGCAGGCCCGTGCCCGTGCCGGTACTTGCAGGCCCGTGCCTGCGCCGGGCCTGCCGGGTCCATGCCTGCGTACGGCCCTGTCGGCGCCGGGACCCGCAGGCCCGCAGGCCCGGTTCCGTGCCGTGACCAACTGGCCCGTGCTCGCGGACCCGCCGGGTCCGTGCCCGCGCCGGGATCCGCTGGCGCCATGCCCGCAGGCCCGCCGGGCCCAGCATGCGTCGGACCCGTCCGTGTCAGGTCTGTGGGCCCGCAGGCGTCCGGGCCCGTGGTGGACCGGTTCGCTCCCCACGCCCGCGGGCCGTCCCGGGCGGCCGGGTGCCGGGGCCGTACCGGCGCGGTGCCCGTCCCCTCCGTGAGACGGGGGCCGGTCCCGGGCGTGCCTCACCGGGCCTCCGGCCGCCTGCCCGTGCTGCCGCAGGCCCGCGGGCCCTGGGCGGCCGGGTGCCGGGGCTGTACCGGCGGCGGTGCCCCCTCGTGACGCGGACCTCGTGACGCGGACCCCGTGACGCGGAGCGTCAGGTGCGGACGCCCAGGCCCGGGAGGAGCAGTGTGCCGCGGTCGCGGCAGCTGGCGTCGCGGACCCGGAGCTGGGACGGGGCCGAAGTGCCGCGGGCGTACAGCTCGGCGAGGACGGTCCGCGCCGCCTCGGCGGTATGAGGGCGGTCCGGATCGGGGAACTCCGCCTGCCACCAGCCCCGGTCGTGCGAGTGCCAGCCGCGGGAGCGCATCAGGTCACCGCGCTCCGGGGAGTCCCCGCCGTCCCGGTCGTCGACGGAGACCAGCAGGCCGTCCCCGCGGGCGTACGAGAGATGGAAACGGCGGCCCCGGTCCGCCGAACTGGTCAGCGTGAACGCGGCCCAGTCGTCGCCCACCTGCACCGGGAGCTGCTCCACCCAGGCAGCGAGCAGCAGTTCCAGGGCGCTCGCGAAGTGGTCGAGCCCGGCCACCGGCCGCCCGGTCGGATAGTCCGCCGGGGGCTCCCCGGGGCCGCTGCGGTCCAGACGCCACAGATACGGCAGCAGCCCGACGTCGTGCGGTTCGGCCGGGGACCAGGCGCCGCCCCAGTCGAACGAGCGCCGCTCGGCCGCTTCCAGCAGATCGGTGTCGTGGACGGAGAGCAGGGCCCAGGTCCCCGCCCCGCTCAGCAGCACCGTCCGCCGGGGGTCGCGCCAGCGGATGTCGGGCCCGCGCGCCGAACCCCCGTGGAGCGTCGGCTCACCGGTCCGGGCCACGATCGCCCCGTACACCGCGCCGAAGGCCTCCCGGCGGTCCCGGAGCGATGCACCCGGCTCGAAGGAGAGCACCGGCACCGGATCGCGGCCGATGAAGTCCCCGGGCGTCTCGTGCAGCGCACGGGCGAACGCGGCGGCCGTGCCCGGGTCCCGGATCAGCTGGTTGCCCCCCGTGGTCTCCATACCACCCATCGTGCCAGTCGCCGCCGACAGCGGCGCCGCCGCGCCCCGGTCCAACGGCCACCGCGCGCCCCGCCGTTCGCCCCCGGGGCCGACGGGCATCGGGTCCGTACCCGATGAACCGCGGCCGCGGAGGGACCCGGGAAGGGCGCCGGGGCAGCCGACGCTGTGAGGAAGCCCACGAAAAGTGCCCCAAAGGGGCAAACGATCACGTTTGGCTGGCAGAGTGCCCTCAAGGGCAGGGCCCGTTGCCCCGCCCGGACTTCTGTGAGCTTCTTCGCGTTCTTTGCGGGCTGTTCCCTCTCCCGGCCAAAGATCCACGAACCACCAGGGAGCACGTCCGTTGGCAGCCATCGCCCGGTGGTGCATCACGCACCGTCTCGCCGCCGTCCTCCTGTGGCTCGCCGCCTTCGCGGGCGTCGCCGCGGCCGCCGCCGTCGCCGGAACCGCGTACTCCACCGACTACGACGTCCCCGGCACCGAATCGAGCCGGGCCGTCGCGCTCGTCGAGGAGGGCTTCCCGGGCCCGACCGGCGAGGGCGACACCGTCGTCTGGCACAGCGAACGCGGCAGTGTCCGCGCCCCCGCCGTCCGGGAGCGGATGTCCGGTCTGCTCGACGAGGTCTCCGCCCTCGACGGTGTGGCCGCCGTCAACAGCCCGTACGCCGCCGACGGAGCGGACCGGATCAGCCCCGACGGCCGTACCGCCTACGCCGGGATCGTCTTCGACCGGCCCGCGGGCGACCTGCCCCGCTCCCAGATCACCCAGGTGCTGAAGGCCGCCGAAGCCGCGTCGGGGGACGGCCTCCGGGTCGAGGTCGGCGGCCCCGCCGCCGGGCTCACCGAATCGTCCCCCGGGCATCTGGCGGAGGCCGTCGGCGTGGCCGTCGCCGCGGTGGTGCTCTTCCTCGCCTTCGGCTCCCTCGCCGCCAGCCTGCTGCCCATAGCCACCGCGCTGGTGTCGGTGGGCACGGCGTACGCGGGCATCGTCCTGCTCGGCCATGTCATGACGGTGGCCGATTTCGCCCCCATGCTGGGCATGCTCATCGGTCTGGGCGTCGGCATCGACTACGCCCTCTTCATCGTCACCCGCCACCGCAGGGGACTGCGGTCCGGACTGCCCGTCGCCGAGGCGGCGCGGAATGCCGTCGCCACCACCGGCCGGGCCGTCGTCTTCGCCGGGGCGACCGTCTGCATAGCCCTCCTCGGCATGCTGATACTCCGGCTGGGCTTCCTCAACGGCGTCGCGATAGCCGCCGCGCTCACCGTCGTCCTGACGGTGGCCGCCTCCGTGACCCTGCTGCCCGCCCTGCTGTCGTACATCGGTCCCCGGGCCCTGAGCGGACGCGAACGGCGGCAGCTGGCCGAGCACGGTCCGCGCCCGGAGCTGCCCACCGGCTTCGCGGCCCGCTGGGCGGTCTTCGTGGAGCGCCGCCCGAAGCTGCTGGGGGTGGTGGCGCTCGTGGTGATGGCCGTACTGGCCCTGCCCGCGTTCTCCCTCCACCTCGGCACCTCCGACCAGGGCAACAACCCGGCGTC
Encoded proteins:
- the gatB gene encoding Asp-tRNA(Asn)/Glu-tRNA(Gln) amidotransferase subunit GatB, with the translated sequence MTITELVSYDAALAAFDPVMGLEVHVELGTKTKMFCGCSTELGAEPNAQTCPTCLGLPGSLPVVNAIGVESAIKIGLALNCEIAEWCRFARKNYFYPDMPKNFQTSQYDEPIAFNGYLDVQLEDGEVFRVEIERAHMEEDTGKSTHVGGATGRIHGASHSLLDYNRAGIPLIEIVTKPITGAGERAPEVARAYVAELRELIRALGVSEARMEMGQMRCDVNLSLMPKGTSVFGTRSETKNVNSLRSVERAARFEIQRHAAVLEAGGTIIQETRHFHEEDGSTTSGRVKEEAEDYRYFPEPDLVPVAPAREWVEELRGTLPELPRLRRNRLREEWGVSEHDMQSILNAGAVELIVATTDAGAPADQARKWWMGELARNANESGRALDELPITPAQVARVAALVAAGDLNDKLARQVIEGVLAGEGDPDTVVEKRGLKVVSDDGALGQAVDDAIAGNAAIAEKIRGGKVAAVGALVGAVMKATRGQADAARVKELILDRLGVTEG
- the gatC gene encoding Asp-tRNA(Asn)/Glu-tRNA(Gln) amidotransferase subunit GatC; its protein translation is MPGITREEVAHLARLARLELSGEELDHFAGQLDDIIGAVARVAEVADQDVPPTSHPLPLTNVMRADEVRPSLTPAQALSGAPAQEQQRFKVPQILGED
- the gatA gene encoding Asp-tRNA(Asn)/Glu-tRNA(Gln) amidotransferase subunit GatA; its protein translation is MTDIIKLTAAEIAAKIASGELTAVEVTEAHLARIDAVDEKVNAFLHVDREGALAQARAVDAKRAAGEKLGPLAGVPLALKDIFTTEGIPTTVGSKILEGWIPPYDATLTRKLKEADVVILGKTNMDEFAMGSSTENSAYGPTGNPWDLTRIPGGSGGGSSAALAAYQAPLAIGTDTGGSIRQPAAVTGTVGVKPTYGGVSRYGMVAFSSSLDQGGPCARTVLDAALLHEVIAGHDPLDSTSIDAPVPPVVEAARNGSVAGMRVGVVKQFRGEGYQAGVVQRFDESVALLKELGAEIVELDCPSFDLALSAYYLIAPSECSSNLARFDAMRYGLRVGDDGTKSAEEVTALTREAGFGDEVKRRIMLGTYALSSGYYDAYYGSAQKVRTLITQDFEKAFEQVDVIVSPTTPTTAFPIGERADDPMAMYLADLCTIPTNLAGNAAMSLPCGLAPEDGLPVGLQIIAPAMKDERLYQVGAAVEAAFVERWGHPLLEEAPSL
- a CDS encoding methionine synthase yields the protein MSEKSSGVSDQSGLPRGAATGVGSLPGGDAREAAKTVTGSFEDFPHLPELPARGPGADMIGRTIGLLVEMYAHVEPSGWRVGDRPGRDTRRARSWLGEDLDALEEFTQGYEGPLKVQAVGPWTLAAALELRNGESALGDPGACRDIADSLAEGLRGHLAEVRRRIPGARVVLQLDEPSLTAVLRGRVRTASGYRTHRAVDRQLVEAGLREVIGGESVVVHSCAPDVPVALLRRAGAAGISLDFGLLTERDEEAIGEAVEGGTTLFAGVVPSTDTGLSDPAGSVMGVRTLWRRLGLNPGTLSDSVVITPTCGLAGASPAYARAALAHCARAARSLADHPE
- a CDS encoding putative bifunctional diguanylate cyclase/phosphodiesterase yields the protein MEPTESAAPVPRLRGIAALAGGPAGLSPGLPAATVAGAGIVVCAGVFAAVRDGRALFPGSTAGWSLAVLTGIVVGHLVALGRDRSWGGTGSGAALTLAVLLLYGWVPAVLVSLAVVGLVGAVRRNRRRPGLLHGCADVLGVGAAGFVLALLGRQPSVETPWSPLDWGIGAAVEVVLAAAAYLAVTRLLLWYARIPQVQGVPTVARTALLRQGLLAVALLGIAPLVCVVAVSRPLLLPLFAVPLIALDSALRIARLRAEEQLRDPLTGLPNRQWLLERTWTALEDAESNGSRAALVLIDLDRFRSVNDTLGHLAGDRLLLQIAQRLRPALPRGAEAARLGGDEFAVLLPVTDSITSAQRVARQLAAELSSPLDLDGLTLVLEASAGVAVFPDHARDAEGLLRRADVAMYQAKRDRTGVEVYESKRDSNTPDRLGLLGDLRRALDAREVELHYQPKVRFDGHVAGLEALVRWVHPDRGRVPPDEFIAIAESSGLMPLLTEYVLDTALAQVAKWRAQGLNVPVAVNVSPRDVHTPGFAGLVAARLACHGVPAGALQLEITEHVLLEDPQRAADTLAGLTDHGVRMSLDDFGTGYSSLVHLRRLPVSELKIDRSFVARLAVDTQDAEIVRCTVDLAHSLGLLVVAEGVEDDETWERLRDLGCDAVQGWLVAAAMPPHETTAWLRARGERGWHRQRDTADPAPPPPAQPPAETPAAANAGRRPGEPLTP
- the ligA gene encoding NAD-dependent DNA ligase LigA, with product MAEVQEGSGLPAQAREEHARLAGEIDEHRFRYYVKDQPVVSDGEFDALMRSLEELEERYPALRTPDSPSQKVAGAYETDLAKVEHRERMLSLDNAFDEEELAAWAERIARDVGTPDFHFLCELKVDGLAVNLTYEKGKLVRAATRGDGRVGEDITPNIRTITDIPERLRGDRVPELVEIRGEVYFPMDAFEELNARRVAAGEQPYANPRNSASGSLRQKDPRVTATLPLHMVVHGIGARDGFTIDCLSHAYELLHEWGLPTARHNKVVDSLDGVREFIAHYGKNRHSMEHEIDGVVVKLDEIPLQGRLGSTSRAPRWAIAWKYPPEEVNTKLVNIRVGVGRTGRVTPYAQVEPVKVAGSEVEFATLHNQDVVRAKGVLIGDTVVLRKAGDVIPEILGPVADLRDGSEREFVMPAECPECGTALRPMKEGDVDLRCPNARSCPAQLRERLFYLAGRKALDIDHFGYVTAAALTRPLEPAEPPLKDEGDLFGLGVEQLLPIVAYVLDQDSGLPKRDPKTGEEKTATVFANQQGEAKKNTLALLESIEAAKQRPLARILTGLSIRHVGPVAAEALAREFRSIDRIEQAGEEELAATEGVGAIIAASLKQWFAEEWHQEILRKWRAAGVRMEEEGSDEEQGPRPLEGLTVVVTGTLENYTRDGAKEALQRIGAKVTGSVSKKTAFVVVGENPGSKYDKAMQLKVPVLNEDGFVVLLEQGPDAAREAAVPQEA